A portion of the Candida dubliniensis CD36 chromosome R, complete sequence genome contains these proteins:
- a CDS encoding RNA polymerase II subunit A C-terminal domain phosphatase, putative (Similar to S. cerevisiae SSU72), with product MSKHIDDSLKICTVCASNNNRSMESHKQLMDAGYDVHSFGTGTAVRLPGPSVDKPNVYDFGTPYQVMYDDLISQKSRKLYESNGLIHMLERNKSVKEAPEKWHRNASLGKFDLVITCEERCFDSVIEDLMHRMYDRDPSDNDDIKRLVHVINIDIKDDNENAIMGGKGILKLVNMIHDFRRKRKQELGHDIEDESDIILEDQMMSIITEWQRDHTNLPTLYSVSYY from the coding sequence ATGTCCAAACATATAGATGATAGTCTAAAAATTTGTACGGTGTGTGCatccaataacaatagaTCTATGGAATCCCACAAGCAATTGATGGATGCAGGGTATGATGTGCATTCGTTTGGTACTGGTACCGCAGTTCGATTACCTGGACCAAGTGTGGATAAACCTAATGTCTATGATTTTGGAACTCCTTACCAAGTAATGTATGATGATTTAATCAGTCAAAAAAGTAGGAAACTATATGAATCGAATGGGTTGATACATATGTTGGAAAGAAATAAAAGTGTTAAAGAGGCACCAGAAAAATGGCATAGAAATGCATCACTTggtaaatttgatttggtcATCACTTGTGAGGAAAGATGTTTTGATAGTGtaattgaagatttaatGCATAGAATGTATGATAGAGATCCCAGTGATAACGATGATATTAAACGACTTGTACATGTTATAAACATTGATATCaaagatgataatgaaaatgcAATAATGGGAGGGAAAggtattttgaaattggttaATATGATACATGATTTTAGAAGGAAGAGAAAACAGGAACTTGGTCATGACATTGAAGATGAGCTGGATATAATATTAGAGGATCAAATGATGAGTATAATAACAGAATGGCAAA
- a CDS encoding cysteine protease, putative (Similar to S. cerevisiae ATG4), producing the protein MDQQNLNNQPDVEASPEQTSNEEVDTVLGRFTLFVKDLSNGLNGSQEVPTSQESASEEAELINRKIVILGQIFDNSNAANNYIESKLWLSYRCGFEPIPKSIDGPQPIHFFPSIIFNRTTIYSNFANLKSLFDKENFTSDAGWGCMIRTSQNLLANTLLKLYPKNEQEIVKLFQDDTKSPFSIHNFIRVASSSPLHVKPGEWFGPNAASLSIKRLTNELQDQEINGINPPRVFISENSDLFDDEIRDVFAKEKSNSVIILFPIRLGIDKVNSYYYNSIFHLLSSKYSCGIAGGKPSSSFYFLGYEDTDLIYFDPHLPQIVETPFNMDSYHSTNYNTLNISLLDPSMMIGILVTNIDEYIDFKTSCIDNNNKIVHFHPHTLPVQQDSIINQSWEEVQDEEEEFVNLNVSKIENEQQQEEVTDTPDEFIDIGNQSSSVVSVPSNV; encoded by the coding sequence ATGGATCAACAAAACCTAAACAACCAACCTGATGTCGAAGCCTCACCAGAACAAACATCCAATGAAGAAGTGGACACTGTTTTAGGGCGATTTACTTTATTTGTGAAAGACTTATCGAATGGATTAAATGGTAGTCAAGAAGTCCCGACATCACAAGAAAGTGCTAGTGAAGAAGCTGAACTCATAAATAGGAAGATTGTTATATTGGGCCAAATATTTGACAATTCCAACGCTGCAAACAATTATATTGAATCCAAACTTTGGTTATCATATCGTTGTGGATTTGAACCAATACCTAAATCAATAGACGGTCCTCAaccaattcattttttcccatcaatcattttcaataggACTACTATTTATTCTAATTTTGCAAATTTAAAGAGtttatttgataaagaaaatttcaCTTCGGATGCTGGTTGGGGGTGTATGATTAGAACATCCCAGAATCTATTAGCAAATACTTTACTAAAATTGTATCCAAAGaatgaacaagaaattgttaaattgTTTCAAGATGATACTAAATctccattttcaattcacaATTTCATTAGAGTTGCTAGTTCACTGCCATTACATGTTAAACCAGGAGAATGGTTTGGTCCTAATGCGGcgtcattatcaataaaacGTTTAACTAATGAACTACAAgatcaagaaattaatgGTATCAACCCACCTAGAGTATTTATTAGTGAAAACTCTGACTtgtttgatgatgaaatacGAGATGTTTTTgctaaagaaaaaagtaaCAGTGttataattttgtttccaATAAGATTAGGTATTGATAAAGTAAACTCATACTATTATAATAGTATCTTTCATTTATTATCTTCAAAATATAGTTGTGGAATTGCAGGAGGTAAACCTTCTTCGAGTTTTTACTTTCTAGGCTATGAAGATACCGATTTGATATATTTTGACCCTCATTTACCACAAATTGTCGAGACTCCATTCAATATGGATTCATATCATTCAACTAATTATAACACACTAAATATTAGCTTATTAGATCCTTCAATGATGATTGGCATACTAGTGACGAATATTGACGAatatattgatttcaaaactAGTTGTATcgataataacaacaagatTGTTCATTTCCATCCTCACACTCTACCAGTACAACAAGATTCTATAATCAATCAGTCATGGGAAGAAGTACaggatgaagaagaagagttTGTTAATTTGAATGTGAGTAAAATTGAGaatgaacaacaacaagaggAAGTGACTGATACTCCAGACGAATTCATAGATATAGGAAATCAACTGTCCCTGGTGGTGCTGGTGCCATCCAATGTGTGA
- a CDS encoding transcription factor with zinc finger DNA-binding motif, putative (Similar to S. cerevisiae JJJ1;~similar to bacterial DnaJ), which translates to MKTCYYELLEVSSTATETELKKAYRKKALQLHPDKNPDNVEEANHKFSLVRAAYEVLSDPQERTWYDNHKQSILNDEDEIIEGESYLPSISTEEIYRFFNPGMYTEMNDSISGFYQIVTRIFGRLAHEEIQHGKYSKVPGYDKYHDDDDKNINVIDPSLLMYPRFGNSQSSYVDQVRQFYNIWGSFQTCKTFNWKDEYRYSIAPDRRTRRMMERENKKLRDEARKEYNEAIKKFVNFIKKRDPRVKSGQEELNKLNKRKQLQEYENQIRQQQHLNKLKNNGANKFTEQDWQKLTPEELQEFEQMLQEEYEGEGEEEDDDSTDSEFEQYKNGNSNENNYEIHEFECIVCDKIFKNETQFQIHEDSKKHKKNVRQLQWEMKQEGIELGIDKHDDNDLSEFETASSEFHSDYSEEELEEVEEYKEDQEDQDVEVKPSKDNIVEESKSKIDLDNLEVDDEIDEDSVINTTTTATATSKKGSKASLNKVEEDLAKLLGQTSLTTNNNDESDDDDDDDDWSDNKKKSKKGKKTKKKSQTNSKESTPNNNTESKPVINPNTEKCSVCGTIFQSRNQLFNHVKSEGHAAPPPPPPPKSKSKSKKKNKRK; encoded by the coding sequence ATGAAAACATGTTACtatgaattattagaagtATCATCAACTGCTACTGAAACcgaattgaaaaaagcCTATCGTAAGAAGGCATTACAACTTCACCCTGATAAAAACCCTGATAACGTTGAAGAAGCCAATCACAAATTTTCATTAGTTAGAGCTGCTTATGAAGTTTTAAGTGATCCACAAGAAAGAACATGGTATGATAATCATAAACAATCGattttaaatgatgaagatgagaTAATTGAAGGAGAATCATATTTACCTTCGATTTCCACGGAAGAAATTTATCGATTTTTCAATCCAGGAATGTATACTGAAATGAATGATTCAATATCAggattttatcaaattgtcACCAGAATTTTCGGAAGATTAGCTCATGAAGAAATCCAACATGGGAAATATTCCAAAGTCCCTGGATATGATAAATatcatgatgatgatgataaaaacATTAATGTCATTGATCcttcattattaatgtATCCACGATTTGGAAATAGTCAAAGTTCTTATGTTGATCAAGTTAGacaattttataatatatGGGGGTCATTTCAAACTTGTAAAACATTCAATTGGAAAGATGAATATCGATATTCAATAGCTCCTGATAGAAGAACTAGAAGAATGATGGAaagagaaaataaaaaattacgTGATGAAGCTAGGAAAGAATATAATGAagcaattaaaaaatttgttaattttattaaaaaacGAGATCCAAGAGTTAAATCAGGtcaagaagaattgaataaattaaataaacgtaaacaattacaagaatatgaaaatcaaattcgtcaacaacaacatttaaataaattgaaaaataatggGGCTAACAAATTTACTGAACAAGATTGGCAAAAATTAACTCCTGaagaattacaagaatttgaacaaatgttacaagaagaatatgaaggagaaggagaagaagaagatgatgatagtACTGATTCAgaatttgaacaatataaaaatggaaatagcaatgaaaataattatgAAATTCATGAATTTGAATGTATTGTATgtgataaaatttttaaaaatgagacacaatttcaaattcatgAAGATTCtaaaaaacataaaaaaaatgttcGTCAATTACAATGGGAAATGAAACAAGAAGGTATTGAATTGGGTATAGATAAacatgatgataatgatctAAGTGAATTTGAAACTGCATCAAGTGAATTTCATTCCGATTATAGTGAAGAAGAACTAGAGGAAGTGGAAGAATACAAAGAGGATCAAGAAGATCAAGATGTTGAAGTTAAACCAAGCAAGGATAATATAGTAGAGGAATCTAAGAGTAAAATTgatcttgataatttagAAGTGGATGATGAAATAGATGAAGATTCTGTTATtaataccaccaccaccgccACAGCAACATCAAAGAAAGGATCTAAAGCATCGTTAAATAAAGTGGAAGAAGATTTAGCCAAATTATTGGGACAAACAAGTCtaacaacaaacaataatgacgaatcagatgatgatgatgatgatgatgattggCTGgataataagaaaaaatccaaaaagGGGAAAAAGACCAAGAAGAAATCGCAAACTAATTCCAAAGAATCAACacccaataataatacagaAAGTAAACCGGTAATAAATCCAAATACTGAAAAATGTTCAGTATGTGGAACAATTTTCCAAtcaagaaatcaattatttaatcATGTTAAATCTGAAGGTCATGCAGcacctccaccaccaccaccaccaaagtcaaaatcaaaatctaaaaagaaaaataaacgTAAATAA
- a CDS encoding Major Facilitator Superfamily (MFS) transporter protein, putative: MSNSNSNSNSNSNSEVESRGKSLEIEEYQIDNNYQSSETLDIHQLNKVYRKLDLRIIPALWCLYFLTSFGSNCYGLTLTMNRSEGHSLAQQLHLTSKDISTASALYYVGYIIFDVPMNLIMTKVSPQTWLARIVITVGLVYTCYHVLYNSGGVIAVRFISGVVGAGTWPGLSYYVSLWYPNDRSTRRIGYYFTAAQISAAVAGLVSAGFQKMDGVHGYTGWQWMYLVYGVITMAVGISLLWWLPDRPFIGVKQQSNKFVEIYRKFTTPPHPLNEQEKELHRKDLQHRYKLLKWTWKDVINIITDLRIWPLIIMYFGVVGTGFGLAVFGSTIIATNNPNLTSIQVSLLYAPIWLFDLGGILIITPFADRFKKFRALIFSGACVIIIVGMIVTTFAHGSWNKYAGLLIAGFGLGPTVPICMSWSAEIFQQRYGDVGCAVSAALVSGLGNLGSVTSTYALYSGWPEDKARLYRNSNMMLVLMLGVSIIASGVCQLIKDKVRQPK, from the coding sequence ATGTCAAAttctaattcaaattcaaattcaaattcaaattctgAAGTAGAATCAAGAGGTAAATCtcttgaaattgaagaatatcaaattgataataattatcaatcatCAGAAACTTTAgatattcatcaattaaataaagtTTATCGTAAATTGGATTTAAGAATTATACCAGCATTATGGtgtctttattttttaacaTCATTTGGTTCCAATTGTTATGGATTGACATTAACTATGAATAGATCTGAAGGTCATTCATTAGCACAGCAATTACATTTAACTTCTAAAGATATATCTACTGCTCTGGCATTATATTATGTTggttatattatatttgatgTCCCCATGAATTTAATCATGACTAAAGTTAGTCCTCAAACTTGGTTAGCAAGAATTGTTATTACAGTTGGATTAGTTTATACATGTTATCATGTTTTATATAATTCTGGTGGAGTCATTGCTGTTAGATTCATTAGTGGTGTTGTTGGTGCTGGTACTTGGCCCGGATTAAGTTATTATGTCAGTTTATGGTATCCTAATGATAGACTGacaagaagaattggttATTATTTCACTGCGGCTCAGATTtctgctgctgttgctggATTAGTAAGTGCtggatttcaaaaaatggATGGTGTTCATGGTTATACCGGTTGGCAATGGATGTATTTAGTTTATGGTGTTATTACTATGGCGGTGGgtatttctttattatgGTGGTTACCTGATAGACCATTTATTGGAGTTAAACAACAaagtaataaatttgttgaaatttatAGAAAATTCACTACTCCACCTCATCCATTaaatgaacaagaaaaagaattacaTCGTAAAGATTTACAACATAgatataaattattgaaatggACTTGGAAAGATGtgattaatattattactgATTTAAGAATTTGGCCGTTGATTATTATGTATTTTGGAGTTGTTGGTACTGGATTTGGTTTAGCAGTTTTCGGTTCCACTATTATTGCTACtaataatccaaatttAACATCTATACAAgtatcattattatatgCTCCAATTTGGTTATTTGATTTAGGTGggatattaataattactCCCTTTGCTGATagattcaaaaaattcCGGGCATTAATCTTCAGTGGTGCTTGtgttatcattattgttggtaTGATAGTTACAACATTTGCTCATGGTTCATGGAATAAATATGCTGGGTTGTTAATTGCTGGGTTTGGGTTAGGTCCTACTGTTCCTATTTGTATGTCTTGGTCAGCAGAAATTTTCCAACAACGTTATGGTGATGTTGGTTGTGCTGTTAGTGCTGCATTGGTCAGTGGATTAGGAAATTTGGGTTCAGTCACTTCTACTTATGCATTATATTCGGGTTGGCCAGAAGATAAAGCTAGATTATACCGAAACTCAAACATGATGTTGGTGCTTATGTTGGGAGTCAGTATCATTGCTTCTGGTGTATGtcaattgatcaaagaTAAAGTTAGACAACCAAAATAA
- a CDS encoding zinc-binding dehydrogenase, putative, whose translation MKAAVVPESVTETKLAEIKEIPKPTIGDDQILIKAEAAAVNPTDWKHILFQMSKPGDVIGSDVSGTVEEVGSKVTNFKKGDTVSSFIVGNSSPESGAFGEYVIAYPQATIKYDHSLSHSSSTSSSTIKSYEGAASVTLGLSTIGISFSHYLNIGKHKKEGDSILIWGGATATGILAIQVAKLAYNLNVITTASPKNHAFLKELGADHTLDYNDPNVIENLKALGPIKFGLDTIANTTTFQSLYDATAGTPEVYLDSLLGLDGKSIKTDPSRENSVHWGYTLAYLCIIKEKSFGPTKFVQTPELLNDYLKWWDEVLPTFIDTIKHANLKILGDGLASTNEALQLSRDSKVSAQKIVFTV comes from the coding sequence ATGAAAGCTGCTGTCGTTCCAGAATCCGTAACTGAAACCAAATTGGCCGAGATTAAAGAAATCCCTAAACCAACCATTGGCGATGATCAAATTTTAATCAAAGCAGAAGCTGCTGCTGTAAACCCTACTGATTGGAAACATATCTTGTTCCAAATGAGTAAACCTGGTGATGTCATTGGAAGTGACGTTAGTGGAACCGTTGAAGAAGTTGGATCCAAAGtcaccaatttcaaaaaaggTGATACTGTCAGCTCATTTATCGTTGGTAACTCATCACCTGAGAGTGGGGCTTTTGGTGAATATGTTATTGCTTATCCTCAAGCCACTATCAAATACGACCACAGTTTGAGTCACTCTTCATCAACAAGTTCATCCACTATCAAATCTTATGAAGGTGCCGCTAGTGTTACTTTGGGTTTATCGACTATTggtatttcattttctcaTTACTTGAACATAGGCAAACATAAAAAAGAAGGTGATTCTATATTGATTTGGGGTGGTGCTACCGCTACGGGTATTTTGGCAATTCAAGTTGCAAAATTGGCTTATAATTTGAATGTCATTACTACTGCATCACCAAAGAATCATGCctttttgaaagaattagGTGCTGACCACACTTTGGATTATAATGATCCAAATGTAATTGAAAACTTGAAAGCTCTTGGTCCTATTAAATTTGGTTTGGATACTATTGCTAATACTACAACCTTCCAAAGTCTTTATGATGCCACTGCTGGTACTCCAGAAGTTTATTTGGACTCTTTGTTGGGATTGGATGGTAAATCCATTAAAACTGATCCATCCAGAGAAAACTCAGTTCATTGGGGTTATACATTAGCTTATCTCTGTATTATTAAAGAGAAATCATTTGGACCTACGAAATTTGTCCAAACTCCagaattattgaatgaCTATCTCAAATGGTGGGATGAAGTTTTGCCAACATTTATTGACACAATTAAACATGCCAACTTAAAGATATTAGGAGATGGTTTGGCTTCTACCAATGAAGCTTTGCAATTATCCAGAGACAGTAAAGTTTCTGCTCAAAAGATCGTTTTCACAGTATAA
- a CDS encoding meiosis induction protein kinase, putative (Similar to S. cerevisiae IME2), whose amino-acid sequence MSRHQSFPLDYDSPPKHLTVHSYHSKYQTINTLGNGSFGTVDLAKIKFFKFDLLNSHKNKSGTLLCPLEDSKCNTSNLVAIKTMKKKLPLLQEYSNVKEVKFILSVPSHPCLVQIYEMFIDDIQYQLHISMEALNQNLYQLIRSRRNIKFSPVTLKSILSQLLCAIRHIHKCNYFHRDVKPENILVIPTLHFYGSKAAIPPYRKNDNFIIKLGDYGLARHVSNIKPYTAYVSTRWYRSPEILLRQKWYSRPIDIWAFGAVAVETANFVPLFPGSNELDQIWKILKILGTPFVPEPKSINSSYIVPLGGYWTEALFLTNKLGIKLPDETGTTIEEIVQHPDSLALIEVIQSCLKWDPSARADATEIAKMQYFKESIAMMDTYFETDTVTMNTALNKLAGIPNSPSRKLLTPLKLQKNSTGICNTTGSVPVFQDSDDGYENYFGEYIAKQPERNSSGNESYKLFAQPWLLKVNEVLGTRESEMEPRRAGNGTSDLKKKQSKAAGTKRSFTTFSLDSEEVVNL is encoded by the coding sequence ATGTCACGACACCAATCTTTCCCACTAGATTATGATTCCCCACCCAAGCATCTCACAGTACATTCATATCACTCGAAATATCAAACCATCAATACTTTGGGTAATGGGAGTTTTGGGACTGTTGATTTGGCAAAAATCAAGTTCTTCAAATTTGATCTATTGAATCTGcacaaaaataaactgGGTACTTTATTATGCCCATTGGAAGATTCCAAATGTAACACGTCAAATCTAGTTGCCATAAaaacaatgaaaaagaaattaccattattacaAGAATACTCCAATGTAAAAGAGgtcaaattcattttgtcTGTACCTTCTCATCCATGCTTAGTTCAAATATATGAAATGTTTATCGATGATATCCAGTATCAGCTACATATTTCTATGGAAGCGTTAAACCAAAACTTGTACCAATTAATTAGAAGTAGGAGAAATATTAAGTTTTCACCTGTGACTTTAAAAAGCATTTTAAGTCAATTGCTTTGTGCTATCAGACATATTCACAAATGCAACTATTTCCATCGTGATGTGAAACCAGAAAATATATTGGTTATTCCAACATTGCATTTTTACGGCTCTAAGGCTGCAATTCCTCCTTACCGTAAAAATGAcaattttataatcaaGTTGGGCGATTATGGATTAGCACGTCACGTTTCAAATATCAAGCCCTACACGGCTTATGTATCAACAAGATGGTACCGCTCACCGGAAATCTTACTTAGACAGAAATGGTATTCTCGTCCCATTGATATTTGGGCGTTTGGAGCAGTAGCAGTTGAGACCGCCAATTTTGTTCCTTTATTCCCTGGATCTAATGAATTGGATCAGATTTGGAAAATCTTGAAAATTCTAGGAACTCCATTTGTTCCGGAACccaaatcaatcaattctaGCTATATAGTTCCGTTGGGTGGGTATTGGACCGAAGCATTGTTTTTGACAAACAAATTAGGCATAAAGTTACCTGATGAGACAGGTACGactattgaagaaattgttcAGCACCCTGATTCATTAGCTTTAATCGAGGTCATTCAAAGCTGCTTGAAATGGGATCCTCTGGCTCGAGCAGATGCCACTGAAATTGCAAAAATGCAGTATTTCAAGGAATCAATAGCTATGATGGATACATATTTTGAAACTGATACGGTCACAATGAACACAGCTTTAAACAAGTTAGCAGGGATTCCCAATTCACCATCAAGAAAACTACTTACACCATTAAAGctacaaaaaaatagtaCTGGCATATGTAATACCACTGGCAGTGTTCCAGTTTTCCAAGATTCGGATGATGGATACGAAAACTATTTTGGCGAATATATTGCTAAACAGCCGGAAAGAAATAGCTCTGGTAACGAGAGCTATAAGCTTTTTGCACAACCATGGTTGCTAAAGGTAAATGAGGTTCTTGGCACAAGAGAATCAGAAATGGAACCCAGAAGAGCTGGAAATGGAACAAGCgatttaaagaaaaaacagaGCAAAGCTGCTGGAACCAAAAGATCCTTCacaactttttctttagaCAGCGAGGAGGTTGTGAATTTATGA
- a CDS encoding zinc-binding dehydrogenase, putative, which yields MKAAIISGSFEPNHLAEIKDIPQPEIKENEILIKAVAFAINPTDWKHIVYQLGSPGDVVGCDVSGTVEEVGSQVTGFEKKDIVSAFVTGNRSPRTGAFAEYVAVDPATAVKYTQSFDDSTNLKVSEVRSFEGAASINLGLVTVGLSFSHYLQIENKKQPGDGILIWGGATATGILAIQIAKLVYSLSVITTASPKNHSLLKQLGADYVFDYKDTDVVNKVKRVGQIKFALDTIATPETFQKVYDSTEGSQEVFIDSLAGLDYRSITANDARGDQVHWGHTIACLASLKEKAVFNENYVQTPELLVDFTQWWQNVVPQIIDQIKHTNLRLLNKGLDSVNQGLELSRNNKLSGEKAVFRVSDS from the coding sequence ATGAAAGCAGCTATTATTTCTGGATCCTTTGAACCTAATCACTTGGCAGAAATCAAAGATATACCGCAACCagaaataaaagaaaatgaaatattaatCAAGGCAGTGGCTTTTGCAATCAACCCAACAGACTGGAAGCACattgtttatcaattggGTAGCCCAGGTGATGTTGTTGGCTGCGATGTGAGTGGAACCGTTGAAGAGGTGGGTTCTCAAGTAACTgggtttgaaaaaaaagacattGTGAGTGCTTTTGTAACTGGCAATAGATCACCCAGAACTGGAGCCTTTGCAGAATATGTGGCTGTTGATCCTGCTACTGCAGTGAAGTATACCCAAAGTTTTGATGATTCGACAAATCTAAAAGTTTCTGAAGTCCGCTCATTTGAAGGTGCAGCAAGCATTAATTTGGGTTTGGTTACCGTTGGGCTTTCATTTTCTCATTACTTACAAATAGAGAACAAAAAGCAACCTGGGGATGGCATCTTGATTTGGGGAGGAGCAACTGCAACTGGAATTCTAGCCATTCAGATTGCGAAATTGGTGTATAGCCTCAGTGTGATAACCACGGCATCACCCAAAAACCACTCCCTTTTGAAGCAATTAGGGGCCGATTAtgtttttgattataaAGACACTGATGTTGTTAACAAAGTTAAGAGAGTTGgccaaatcaaatttgctCTTGATACGATTGCTACACCAGAAACATTTCAAAAAGTATATGACTCAACAGAAGGTTCTCAAGAGGTgtttattgattcattGGCCGGTTTAGACTATAGATCCATTACTGCCAATGATGCTAGAGGAGATCAGGTACATTGGGGACACACCATTGCTTGTTTGGCATCtctaaaagaaaaagctgtgtttaatgaaaattatgTTCAAACACCTGAATTGTTAGTTGATTTTACTCAGTGGTGGCAAAATGTAGTTCCACAAattattgatcaaatcaaacatACAAATTTGAGGTTGTTAAACAAAGGATTAGACTCCGTAAATCAAGGGTTAGAATTATCtagaaataataaactttCTGGTGAAAAGGCTGTGTTCAGGGTTCTGGATCTGTGA
- a CDS encoding CCCH zinc finger protein produces the protein MCEKGMNCKYDHDKEKIRICPLFLLGKCYSKNCLLSHSPNDNNTPQCRYFLGKSCQNPNCKYRHFKPANYNDPNYEIWTCRPFAIGGFCSRGKKCPFLHLLNCPDFEEDNYCYLGRECPLTHQFTLKTQDSIATKSNKYIRDETVVTEESTPTPVKTIINSYTVDPKLLFVVDETGNYQFYIDNNGGENNQFDSNFGSSNEFLIELSSSSEESGLDDSQDEGDDDIEENEDYVGV, from the coding sequence ATGTGTGAGAAAGGTATGAATTGCAAGTATGATCATGATAAGGAGAAAATCAGAATTTGTCCTCTATTTTTATTGGGGAAATGTTATTCAAAAAACTGTTTATTGTCACATTCTCCAAATGATAACAACACGCCACAGTGTCGATATTTCCTAGGCAAATCATGTCAAAACCCCAATTGCAAGTATCGGCATTTCAAACCGGCCAATTATAATGACCCTAATTATGAAATTTGGACTTGTCGACCATTTGCAATTGGCGGATTTTGTCTGAGAGGTAAGAAATGTCCGTTTCTCCATTTGCTTAACTGTCCTGATTTTGAAGAAGACAATTATTGCTATTTGGGCAGGGAGTGTCCGCTCACCCATCAGTTTACATTAAAGACGCAAGATCTGATTGCCACAAAGTCAAACAAGTATATAAGAGATGAAACTGTGGTCACGGAGGAGTCCACGCCGACACCAGtgaaaacaattattaatagttATACAGTTGATCCTAAActattgtttgttgttgatgagaCTGGAAATTACCAGTTCTACATAGACAACAATGGTGGTGagaataatcaatttgatcTGAATTTTGGGTCTCTGAACgaatttttaattgagtTGTCTAGTTCATCGGAAGAAAGTGGCTTGGACGATTCGCAAGATGAAggagatgatgatattgagGAGAATGAAGATTATGTAGGTGTTTAG